In Terriglobales bacterium, a single genomic region encodes these proteins:
- a CDS encoding DMT family transporter encodes MHYALSGALFGLASAASFGTADFSGGIAAKRAHVFGVLTVARACGLALVLAFAWISHEPLPSRHDLLWACAAGFLGGLALPALYRALAIGKMGIAAPVTSVLSAALPVVVASFTEGLPHPIQVAGLVLALVALWFISRPEGRIRPQGLGLALFAGLGFGGFLVFMRQATHVAVYWPLAAALATSLLLAVIILVVQRGSLPAVGVLPVVFAAGALDTFGNFFFILAAQRGRLDVAAVLSSLYPAFTVLLARLLLKERITRLQTAGMTAALIAVPLIAAR; translated from the coding sequence ATGCACTATGCGCTCTCCGGCGCGCTTTTCGGCTTGGCGTCTGCCGCCTCGTTCGGCACCGCCGATTTCAGCGGCGGCATCGCCGCCAAGCGCGCCCACGTCTTCGGGGTGCTCACCGTCGCCCGCGCCTGCGGCCTGGCCCTGGTGCTGGCCTTCGCCTGGATCAGTCATGAGCCGTTGCCCTCGCGCCACGACCTGTTGTGGGCCTGCGCTGCCGGATTCCTCGGCGGCCTGGCGCTGCCCGCCCTCTACCGGGCGCTGGCCATCGGCAAGATGGGGATCGCCGCTCCTGTCACTTCGGTGCTTTCCGCGGCTCTGCCGGTCGTGGTCGCCAGCTTCACTGAGGGCCTGCCGCATCCCATCCAGGTCGCCGGACTTGTCCTGGCGCTGGTGGCGCTGTGGTTCATCTCCCGCCCCGAAGGCCGGATCCGCCCCCAGGGACTCGGCCTGGCTCTTTTCGCCGGCCTGGGCTTCGGCGGCTTCCTGGTGTTCATGAGGCAGGCGACCCACGTTGCGGTGTACTGGCCTCTGGCGGCGGCCCTCGCCACCTCGCTGCTGCTTGCCGTCATCATCCTTGTGGTGCAGCGCGGTTCTCTGCCCGCCGTGGGCGTCCTGCCGGTCGTGTTCGCCGCCGGCGCCCTCGACACTTTCGGCAACTTCTTTTTCATTCTGGCGGCGCAGCGCGGGCGCCTCGACGTCGCCGCTGTCCTCTCCTCGCTCTACCCCGCGTTCACCGTGCTCCTCGCCCGGTTGCTGCTGAAGGAACGCATCACGCGTCTCCAGACCGCTGGCATGACCGCGGCACTCATCGCCGTGCCCCTGATCGCCGCCCGCTGA
- a CDS encoding cyclic nucleotide-binding domain-containing protein: MSIPAGAEPARAGQSVGFLATFGRGDFFGEMSFLDRAPRSADAVAHTDTELYVITRRRFDELTVEHRMLALNMMEGIAAALASRLRRTDVELRSYQES, translated from the coding sequence ATGAGTATCCCCGCCGGAGCAGAACCGGCTCGTGCGGGCCAGAGCGTCGGCTTCCTGGCCACGTTTGGGAGGGGGGATTTCTTCGGCGAGATGTCGTTCCTCGACCGCGCCCCGCGCTCTGCCGATGCGGTGGCCCACACCGACACCGAGCTTTACGTCATCACGCGGCGCCGTTTCGACGAGTTGACCGTGGAGCACCGCATGCTGGCGCTGAACATGATGGAAGGCATCGCGGCGGCGCTGGCATCGCGCCTGCGCCGGACCGACGTGGAACTCCGGTCCTACCAGGAAAGCTAA
- a CDS encoding zinc ribbon domain-containing protein gives MPIFEYLCKDCGKKFEAIVYGSAKAECPSCHGKKLEQQLSVFAVAGGGSKSAPAFDSAPSPCGSCGHPGGPGACALDD, from the coding sequence ATGCCTATTTTCGAATACCTCTGCAAAGACTGCGGCAAGAAGTTTGAAGCCATCGTGTACGGCTCCGCCAAGGCCGAATGCCCATCCTGCCACGGCAAGAAGCTGGAGCAACAGCTCTCCGTTTTCGCGGTCGCGGGCGGCGGGAGCAAGAGTGCTCCTGCATTCGATTCCGCGCCGTCGCCCTGCGGCTCCTGCGGGCATCCCGGCGGACCGGGGGCCTGCGCCCTCGACGACTAG
- a CDS encoding alpha/beta fold hydrolase, with protein MELRDDFVPRAGLRNGHVQTILPAFLRRRSALPPAEDRLFRVEAEVQLLCHCHWQPGRQARLTEILVHGLEGSAESQYVIGNGSKAWEAGWNVVRVNVRNCGGTHALGPTLYHSGLSGDVRAVVEALIAEEKLERIALVGYSMGGNMVLKVTGEWGGAAPPQLKAVAAVSPGVDLDASATLLHHWKNRIYEQHFVRSLKKNMRRKARLFPGRYDLARLRGLSSIRDFDEHITAFYWGFQGASDYYRRASAARVIDQITVPTLIIHALDDPFIEITAETRQKILANPHIRFLGTKHGGHCGFLADAADGYDGRWAERKIMEFLTGARPDCNR; from the coding sequence ATGGAGCTGAGGGACGATTTCGTGCCGCGGGCGGGCCTGCGGAATGGGCACGTGCAAACCATCCTGCCCGCGTTCCTGCGGAGGCGCAGCGCGCTGCCGCCGGCGGAAGACCGCCTGTTCCGGGTGGAAGCAGAGGTGCAGCTCCTGTGCCATTGCCACTGGCAGCCAGGCCGGCAAGCGCGGCTGACGGAGATCCTGGTGCACGGGCTGGAGGGGTCGGCGGAATCGCAGTACGTGATCGGCAACGGGAGCAAGGCGTGGGAGGCAGGCTGGAACGTGGTGCGGGTGAATGTCCGCAACTGCGGCGGGACGCATGCCCTGGGTCCGACGCTGTATCACTCCGGGCTGTCGGGGGATGTGCGCGCGGTGGTGGAAGCGCTGATCGCGGAAGAGAAGCTGGAACGCATCGCGCTGGTCGGATACTCCATGGGCGGCAACATGGTGCTCAAGGTGACGGGCGAGTGGGGCGGCGCGGCGCCCCCGCAACTGAAGGCCGTGGCGGCGGTCTCGCCCGGCGTGGACCTGGATGCCTCGGCCACGCTGCTGCACCACTGGAAAAACCGGATCTACGAGCAGCATTTCGTGCGCTCGCTGAAGAAGAACATGCGGCGGAAGGCGCGGCTATTTCCCGGCCGCTACGACCTGGCGCGGCTGCGGGGCCTGAGCAGCATCCGGGACTTCGACGAGCACATCACCGCGTTTTATTGGGGATTCCAGGGCGCATCGGATTACTACCGGCGCGCCAGCGCGGCCCGGGTGATCGACCAGATCACGGTACCGACGCTCATCATCCACGCCCTGGACGATCCGTTCATCGAGATCACGGCCGAGACGCGGCAGAAGATCCTGGCCAACCCCCACATCCGTTTCCTGGGGACCAAACACGGCGGCCATTGCGGCTTCCTGGCCGACGCCGCCGATGGATACGACGGCCGCTGGGCGGAGCGGAAGATCATGGAATTCCTGACCGGCGCTCGACCTGATTGCAACCGCTGA